Proteins encoded in a region of the Synechococcus sp. BIOS-U3-1 genome:
- a CDS encoding mechanosensitive ion channel family protein, with protein MTLTLSILAILTLLTVHRVCRRQHLSPPPLRLPLIAAIGIPVLNKLAEIVSYGGLPVLQSSLAASITLLWALNLVRILTWAILQIPAELGWWKPTAKILRDLLTLAVITVVTMVVIHRDFQVNLVGLAATSAVVTAVIGLAAQETLKNLFAGISLQVDSPFEEGDWIDLGSATGVVTSLRLMTTRVRGLDGSITVVPNSRIAVEGLRRFKPEEPVGQMIDVGLDYSLPPSQAIQLLQQTLQRNRKVLRQPTPKVWVSSFEDSSITYRLLTWQTSPLELRHLRSTVLEQIWYALHRVDQSIPYPIRDIRTKPSQAKLPSNDITLEQKQNLLASTEIFSHLNEHQLAMLADLASCETFAPGESIVRQGERGDSLYLVVRGTLEVLQTNANNSTTQPSRHVADLETSDSFGEMALCTGEVRSASVICKSECVLIEIERKHLLPLLEEQPEILETMGSIMAARQQQLKVNKEQRAETRRLALIARMQRLFNLT; from the coding sequence ATGACTCTGACTCTGAGCATTCTGGCAATTTTGACGCTGCTCACAGTTCATCGAGTCTGCAGGCGCCAACATCTCAGCCCACCGCCCTTACGACTGCCTCTGATTGCAGCCATCGGCATCCCTGTGCTGAACAAGCTGGCTGAAATCGTCAGCTACGGGGGCCTGCCGGTGCTGCAGAGCTCGCTAGCAGCATCCATCACTCTGCTTTGGGCTCTGAACCTGGTCCGAATCCTGACTTGGGCCATCCTGCAAATTCCTGCTGAACTCGGCTGGTGGAAACCCACTGCCAAGATCCTGCGCGACCTGCTGACCCTTGCAGTGATCACGGTCGTCACGATGGTGGTGATTCACCGAGACTTCCAGGTCAATCTTGTCGGGCTGGCAGCCACGTCAGCCGTCGTCACCGCCGTCATCGGTCTTGCTGCGCAGGAGACGCTGAAAAATCTGTTCGCAGGCATCTCACTGCAAGTTGATTCACCGTTCGAAGAAGGTGACTGGATTGACCTGGGTTCAGCAACCGGCGTCGTGACATCGCTCCGTTTAATGACGACCCGAGTACGCGGACTAGACGGCTCAATCACCGTGGTACCGAACAGCCGCATCGCCGTGGAGGGGCTGCGCCGCTTCAAACCTGAAGAACCCGTTGGACAGATGATTGATGTGGGATTGGATTACAGCCTGCCTCCAAGCCAGGCGATCCAGTTGCTGCAACAAACTCTTCAACGCAACCGCAAGGTGCTCCGTCAACCAACCCCGAAAGTCTGGGTGTCGTCCTTCGAAGACAGCTCAATCACCTACCGCTTACTGACCTGGCAGACATCACCACTGGAATTACGGCATCTGAGGAGCACAGTGCTTGAACAGATTTGGTACGCCCTCCATCGCGTTGACCAGTCCATCCCCTACCCAATTCGAGACATTCGCACCAAGCCCAGCCAAGCCAAGTTGCCATCCAATGACATCACGTTGGAACAAAAGCAAAACCTCCTGGCCTCAACTGAAATCTTCAGTCATCTCAATGAGCATCAGCTTGCAATGCTGGCGGACCTGGCAAGCTGCGAAACCTTTGCACCCGGCGAATCGATCGTTAGGCAAGGAGAGCGCGGTGACAGCCTATATCTCGTAGTTCGTGGAACCTTGGAGGTGTTACAGACAAACGCCAATAACTCCACCACCCAGCCAAGCCGACATGTCGCGGATCTTGAGACAAGTGACAGCTTCGGCGAGATGGCACTCTGCACCGGTGAAGTTCGTTCAGCAAGTGTGATCTGCAAGAGCGAATGCGTCTTGATCGAGATCGAGCGCAAACACCTTCTGCCACTGCTCGAAGAACAACCAGAAATTCTCGAAACAATGGGCTCGATCATGGCCGCACGGCAGCAACAACTCAAAGTCAACAAAGAGCAACGCGCTGAAACCCGTCGACTCGCGTTGATCGCACGCATGCAGAGGCTTTTTAACCTCACCTGA
- a CDS encoding Crp/Fnr family transcriptional regulator: MSALTPEELGSMPLFACLPVEQLTLLLDRHRVISHQLDQVIVMEQDWGESLFLIRDGLAKVRTYTADGDEVIMSLLGPGDVFGEMAALDGATRSADVVALTPLNLIKMRSAPFASLLGQLAPFALGLARLEASRLRDLNQRFALQSADATTRVLDALAYLARKSSGGEDLQAELPPLAQREIALLAGLARETASRTLSKLRTRGTISEQNGCLRLADLMPLRKRDLIP, translated from the coding sequence ATGTCTGCGCTTACACCTGAGGAACTTGGGTCCATGCCGCTGTTTGCCTGCCTACCGGTTGAACAGCTGACTCTGTTGCTTGATCGTCATCGGGTGATCAGTCACCAGCTCGACCAGGTGATCGTCATGGAACAGGACTGGGGTGAATCACTGTTCTTGATCCGCGATGGCTTAGCCAAGGTGCGCACTTACACAGCTGACGGGGATGAAGTCATCATGTCGCTGCTGGGCCCTGGTGATGTTTTTGGTGAAATGGCAGCACTGGATGGCGCTACACGTTCAGCAGATGTTGTCGCTCTGACGCCTCTGAATCTGATCAAGATGCGATCTGCCCCCTTTGCATCGCTGCTGGGTCAGCTCGCTCCATTCGCTTTGGGGCTGGCACGCTTGGAGGCCAGTCGACTGCGTGATCTCAACCAGCGTTTCGCTTTGCAGAGCGCCGATGCCACCACTCGGGTGCTGGATGCGCTGGCGTATTTGGCCCGTAAAAGCTCAGGAGGGGAGGACTTGCAGGCGGAACTCCCGCCATTGGCACAGAGGGAGATCGCCCTTCTAGCCGGTTTGGCGAGGGAGACTGCTTCACGCACGCTCAGCAAGCTGCGGACTCGAGGAACGATTAGTGAGCAGAACGGGTGCTTGCGTCTGGCTGATCTCATGCCGCTTCGCAAGCGTGATCTGATTCCCTGA
- a CDS encoding CHASE2 domain-containing protein, with protein MRGHSAVLILSGVIAIGGGLSSTWLRGIELRFAGVVQETRGVRSVPDRLIIVAIDDFSLQQAANADLSNDPLLQSLSQWPWRRRIHATVLDRLIEAGATAVAFDLLFESPSSHGEADDAAFAKVLRRHREQVVLGVQVLSSQGPVAGMSLLDVTPTLRPADTPIDRGLLNGEPDSDGVIRRRPGQVTQFMREQLDPSIPDGLAIALLKKQKQAADFSIFSQDLLDPYGPPGTIPTLSIWELLEPQAYASIKRSGRLRNALVLVGPTAAVLQDLHPAVFSGAQGMPGVELHATELANRLDSRSLRWIPTPAGWNLVMAFLVIVAGVSTARLERPLARLGFLLSAAGLLVAGSAGLIVWGGVLLPILGVAGSVAITGIVTSADATVRLQWQRRRLLRTLGRYLSPAVAAKIADQPEETDGLLGGQLMNVVILMSDIRGFTGFTQEMTEQGKVKELVNRLNQYFSEVVNAVHSEQGTVDKFIGDAVLAVFGAPLKQSRSANVRAAVRTALALQEKLAVLNRGWEKQGQKPWEQVIVLSHGWVLSGNIGCASRMDYTVIGDAVNTASRLETIAKQTGQLIVISAAVAEQLPSNFPLRNIGTFAMRGQEKQQVFALGTDTDADDWPDTL; from the coding sequence ATGCGTGGCCACAGCGCTGTTCTGATCCTGAGTGGGGTTATTGCTATTGGCGGTGGTCTGAGCAGCACCTGGTTGAGGGGCATCGAGTTGCGTTTCGCAGGAGTGGTGCAGGAAACCCGCGGGGTTCGATCCGTACCTGATCGGTTGATAATCGTTGCCATTGACGACTTCAGCCTGCAACAGGCAGCGAATGCCGATCTCAGCAACGACCCGCTGCTGCAAAGCCTGAGCCAGTGGCCCTGGCGACGACGCATCCATGCCACGGTGCTGGATCGCCTGATCGAAGCAGGGGCGACCGCGGTGGCTTTCGATTTGCTCTTTGAGTCGCCCAGCAGCCATGGAGAAGCAGATGATGCTGCATTCGCCAAGGTCCTGAGACGTCATCGTGAGCAGGTGGTGCTTGGAGTTCAGGTTCTCAGCAGTCAGGGCCCCGTTGCAGGGATGTCCCTCTTAGATGTCACACCAACCCTGCGGCCTGCTGACACACCCATAGATCGAGGACTACTCAACGGCGAACCGGACAGCGATGGAGTAATTCGACGCCGTCCGGGGCAAGTCACTCAGTTCATGCGTGAACAGTTGGATCCGTCCATACCGGATGGGCTGGCCATCGCGCTACTCAAGAAACAAAAGCAAGCAGCTGATTTCAGCATCTTCAGCCAAGACCTTCTAGATCCCTACGGGCCTCCGGGCACCATCCCCACCCTCTCCATCTGGGAGCTACTTGAACCACAGGCCTACGCCTCGATCAAGAGGTCCGGTCGGCTGCGCAATGCCCTTGTTCTGGTGGGACCGACGGCAGCCGTGTTGCAGGATCTCCACCCGGCAGTGTTCTCAGGAGCTCAGGGCATGCCAGGAGTGGAACTGCATGCAACGGAACTGGCAAACCGTCTGGACTCCCGCTCACTGCGCTGGATCCCCACACCTGCAGGATGGAATCTGGTGATGGCGTTCCTAGTCATTGTCGCCGGGGTGAGCACAGCCCGGCTTGAACGACCACTTGCTCGCCTGGGCTTTCTCCTAAGCGCAGCAGGACTTTTGGTCGCAGGAAGTGCTGGTCTGATCGTCTGGGGCGGGGTTCTGCTGCCGATTCTGGGGGTGGCAGGAAGTGTGGCGATCACCGGAATCGTGACAAGTGCCGATGCAACCGTGCGACTGCAGTGGCAGCGACGGCGTCTGCTCCGCACGCTTGGGCGCTATCTCTCTCCCGCTGTGGCAGCAAAGATCGCGGACCAGCCCGAGGAGACCGATGGTCTGCTGGGAGGACAACTAATGAATGTTGTAATCCTGATGAGCGACATCCGGGGCTTCACCGGCTTCACCCAGGAAATGACAGAACAAGGGAAGGTGAAGGAACTGGTCAACCGACTGAATCAATACTTCAGTGAGGTGGTGAATGCCGTGCATTCCGAACAGGGGACCGTTGACAAATTCATCGGCGACGCTGTTCTGGCCGTGTTCGGTGCTCCGCTGAAACAAAGCCGAAGCGCGAATGTGCGTGCTGCGGTCAGAACCGCGCTCGCACTGCAGGAAAAGCTGGCGGTTCTGAATCGTGGCTGGGAAAAGCAAGGCCAAAAGCCATGGGAGCAGGTGATCGTGCTCAGCCATGGCTGGGTCTTGAGCGGCAACATCGGTTGTGCAAGCCGCATGGACTACACCGTCATCGGTGATGCCGTCAACACAGCCAGTCGCCTAGAGACAATCGCCAAACAAACCGGTCAGCTGATCGTAATAAGTGCCGCTGTGGCCGAGCAGCTCCCAAGTAATTTTCCTCTCCGGAACATCGGAACATTCGCCATGCGCGGGCAAGAGAAGCAACAGGTGTTCGCACTTGGAACTGACACTGATGCTGACGACTGGCCAGACACTCTTTAG
- a CDS encoding Coq4 family protein, producing the protein MQINLQERLQSLKLLASLAAFLKNPGSLDSVLAVSASLKDSPLAEQMTRHLLDNPDFAQLVKNGWRPQSIDLSALQTLPAGTLGRCYADQLISQGITPDSLIDPSPINDERDYITHRLRETHDITHVLTGFGIDGDSELGLQGFNLAQNRSPLAVMLIFGGMLTALQNDEPLAPMLRALAKGFQMGLDAELVISRKLEEGWDRPLNEWRSELRLPEAIPS; encoded by the coding sequence ATGCAAATCAATCTCCAAGAACGACTGCAGAGCCTGAAGCTTTTAGCCAGCCTTGCGGCATTCCTCAAAAACCCTGGCTCTCTAGACAGCGTCCTCGCAGTGAGCGCCAGCTTGAAGGACAGCCCGCTTGCCGAACAGATGACCCGACATCTACTGGACAATCCCGACTTCGCCCAACTGGTAAAGAACGGTTGGCGTCCTCAGTCAATCGACTTGTCTGCACTCCAGACACTCCCGGCGGGCACGCTCGGACGCTGCTATGCCGATCAGCTCATTAGCCAGGGAATCACTCCCGACTCGCTGATCGACCCCTCACCCATCAACGATGAGCGTGATTACATCACGCATCGCCTCAGGGAGACCCACGACATCACGCATGTATTGACCGGATTTGGAATCGATGGCGACAGTGAACTGGGCCTACAGGGATTCAACCTTGCCCAGAACCGATCACCACTGGCGGTGATGCTGATCTTCGGAGGCATGCTCACGGCACTTCAGAACGATGAACCTCTGGCCCCAATGCTGCGCGCACTGGCGAAAGGCTTCCAAATGGGACTGGATGCTGAGCTTGTGATCTCCCGCAAACTGGAAGAAGGCTGGGATCGCCCGCTCAACGAGTGGCGCAGTGAGCTGAGGCTTCCTGAAGCAATCCCTAGCTGA
- a CDS encoding cyclic nucleotide-binding domain-containing protein — translation MWGDEPQLQAFRERLKLLLVGHQQELNPEKIVAAEGDILFHQGDSVKTLMLLNQGRVAVDIHFGDEIHTLAEVEAVELLGEVGFFANGKHYADFRVVNGPAKLLAIPGQALLQAMLFDSDLVVEMLSLVSERCRRGNQVIAMLLSGIEAVHDDSQEKIEQATTELGGIHFCISKASKQLQQLRQRQRS, via the coding sequence ATGTGGGGAGACGAGCCTCAGCTGCAGGCCTTCCGAGAACGACTGAAACTCCTACTGGTTGGACACCAGCAGGAGCTCAATCCGGAGAAGATCGTCGCAGCAGAAGGAGACATTCTGTTTCACCAGGGCGACTCGGTGAAGACATTGATGTTGCTGAACCAGGGCCGTGTCGCCGTTGACATTCATTTCGGCGATGAGATCCACACACTGGCAGAAGTTGAGGCCGTGGAATTACTTGGCGAAGTTGGTTTCTTCGCTAATGGCAAGCACTACGCCGACTTCCGGGTTGTCAATGGACCCGCAAAACTGCTGGCTATTCCAGGCCAAGCACTACTCCAGGCCATGTTGTTTGACTCTGATCTCGTGGTGGAGATGCTGTCACTGGTGAGTGAGCGCTGCCGCCGCGGCAATCAGGTCATCGCCATGCTGCTGAGTGGCATTGAAGCCGTACATGACGATTCCCAGGAGAAAATCGAACAAGCAACGACAGAGCTTGGGGGCATCCATTTCTGCATCTCCAAAGCCAGCAAACAACTGCAGCAGCTACGTCAACGGCAACGAAGTTGA
- a CDS encoding cyclic nucleotide-binding domain-containing protein, translating into MKSENQQLNQIRDRLRMLLSTHLSTVSHQTLTAAVGDVLIQQDSPAVKVLIVQTGELKVERCEPGGTPQVIARIGPDELVGEMALIGDQHHSASVTVSRGPAEILVVKADDLLKASIYDSDLVMELLALSSSRCRQTNRHLTFILEALGALDQEDSSALDRCCKELEQCSDPALSNAARRLRRLAQIQEKP; encoded by the coding sequence ATGAAGAGCGAAAACCAACAGCTCAACCAAATTCGTGATCGTCTGCGGATGTTGCTGAGCACCCATCTCTCCACAGTCAGCCATCAAACGCTTACAGCAGCTGTGGGTGACGTGCTGATCCAACAGGACAGCCCTGCCGTAAAGGTGCTGATTGTGCAAACAGGGGAATTGAAAGTTGAGCGCTGTGAACCAGGTGGCACGCCTCAAGTGATCGCCCGAATCGGACCGGATGAGCTGGTCGGAGAAATGGCGTTGATCGGTGATCAACACCACAGCGCAAGCGTCACAGTGAGTCGCGGACCGGCCGAGATCCTGGTGGTTAAGGCAGATGATCTACTTAAGGCTTCCATCTACGACAGCGACCTGGTGATGGAACTGCTGGCCCTAAGCAGCAGCCGCTGCCGCCAAACCAATCGCCATCTAACTTTCATCCTTGAAGCCCTAGGGGCTTTGGATCAAGAGGATTCCTCCGCACTGGATCGGTGCTGCAAAGAACTAGAGCAATGCTCTGATCCAGCCCTTTCCAATGCAGCCCGACGGTTGAGGCGACTGGCGCAAATACAGGAAAAACCATGA
- a CDS encoding methylglyoxal synthase produces MDRNVLIEALQNEGNLKHSFSPEDIELIAQHMSIKTFDKDRIMMGKGEPADCMAFLVEGRVQILEDERQIALLTKGDFLGESLFSDEATRVADVQAMEKTTVGLFTIHDFHDFLKTNQRLALQFREIFKAVERARAQQHVAETYIDKRKYLALIAHNNMKESLMEFCSIHAEKLEKFPLIATGTTGSMLYKKTGMCLSRKVASGPLGGDQAVGTLISTQNINGVIFFRDPLSSHPHHADIEALGRLCDVYQIPFATNPQSGEAILDYLLSAKADRELLPNRVLEAYVKGQKKVIEAG; encoded by the coding sequence ATGGATCGCAACGTGCTGATCGAAGCCCTGCAAAATGAAGGGAATCTGAAGCATTCGTTCAGCCCCGAAGATATTGAACTCATTGCTCAACACATGTCGATCAAAACGTTCGACAAGGACAGAATCATGATGGGCAAAGGAGAGCCTGCCGACTGCATGGCATTCCTTGTAGAGGGCCGGGTTCAGATTCTGGAAGATGAGAGACAGATTGCACTCCTTACCAAAGGCGATTTCCTTGGAGAAAGCCTGTTCTCAGACGAAGCAACACGCGTGGCAGATGTTCAAGCCATGGAGAAAACAACAGTCGGCCTATTCACAATTCACGATTTCCATGATTTTTTAAAGACCAACCAAAGACTTGCGCTTCAATTCAGGGAAATCTTCAAGGCCGTTGAACGTGCCCGCGCCCAGCAACACGTGGCAGAAACATATATCGATAAACGCAAATACTTAGCTCTAATCGCTCATAACAACATGAAAGAAAGCCTGATGGAATTTTGCAGCATTCACGCTGAGAAGCTTGAAAAATTTCCCCTCATCGCAACAGGAACAACCGGCAGCATGTTGTACAAAAAAACTGGAATGTGTCTCAGCCGAAAAGTTGCATCAGGCCCTCTGGGCGGAGACCAAGCGGTAGGAACATTGATTTCCACGCAAAACATTAACGGCGTGATTTTTTTCAGAGATCCACTCTCTTCTCACCCACACCATGCTGATATCGAAGCTCTCGGACGTCTCTGTGATGTGTACCAGATCCCCTTTGCAACCAACCCTCAGAGCGGCGAAGCCATTCTCGACTACCTTCTCTCCGCCAAGGCAGATCGCGAACTCCTTCCCAATCGTGTGTTGGAAGCCTACGTCAAAGGACAAAAGAAAGTCATCGAAGCAGGCTGA